GTCTTGATTCAATCAACCGACGCTAGCGCGATAACGGCTCAGTTGAGATTATCCCTGAGCCGCAAAGGCGCTAGCCGCGGTTGCGTATGCAGCACGCCACTAGTGGGCGAGGCGACGAGCCGTGTCCCGTGTCTTGATTCAATCAACCGACGCTAGCGCGATAACGGCTCAGTTGAGATTATCCCTGAGCCGCAAAGGCGCTAGCCGCGGTTGCGTATGCCGTACTTTCCCAAGGCTTGCCTCGGCAATCGGCGCATGAAAAAACCGAGCTTGCCGGAGGCAAACTCGGTTCTGATTTGTTGTTCGCTGAAGCGGTTGCGGCTTACAGGAACTTGCCGATGCGAGCGACGAGGTCAGCGGTACGGCAGCTGTAACCCCATTCATTGTCGTACCAGCTGACGATCTTCACCATCTTCGTTCCCAGGACTTGGGTGAAGTCAGCGGCGAAAATGCTGCTGTGCGAATCGTGAACGATGTCGCTGCTAACGATCGGGTCGGTCGTGAACTTCAGGATGCCTTTGAGTGGTCCTTCAGCCGCAGCTTTGATTGCCGCGTTGATCGACTCGGCGGTGGCGTCCTTGGTCAGGTTGACGGTCAGGTCGACGACGCTTCCGGTTGGAACTGGAACTCGCATCGCGATACCGGTCAGCTTGCCTTGCAGAGCTGGGATCACCAAACCAACAGCTTTAGCAGCACCGGTCGAGGTTGGGATGATGTTCAACGCGGCAGCGCGAGCACGGTACAGGTCCTTGTGAGGTTGGTCCTGAACGTTTTGGTCGTTGGTGTAAGCGTGCACGGTGGTCATCAATCCGGATTCGATACCGAATTGTTCGTGCAGGACTTTCGCAACAGGAGCCAGGCAGTTGGTGGTGCACGAAGCGTTGCTGACGCACAGTTGTTCTGCGGTCAGTTGGTCGTCGTTGACGCCCAAAACGCAGGTCAGGTCAGCGCCGTCTTTTGCTGGAGCGCTCAAGATAACTCGCTTGCAGCCAGCTTCGAGGTGGCTGTCGTAACCTGGCTTGTCGCCTTCGGCGCGGCCGGTGAAGAAACCGGTCGACTCGATCACGATGTCGATGTTGTTTTCGCCCCAAGGCAATTTGCGTGGGTCGCGTTCAGCCAGAGCAAGGATTTTCTTGCCGTTGACGGTCAGCGAGGTGTCGTCGTACTCGACATCGCCGTCATAACGACCGTGAACGCTGTCGTACTTCAGCAGGGTCGCGAGGGTCTTGTTGTCGGTCAAGTCGTTGATGGCAACAACTTCGAACTCGTCGCTGCGTTCCATCAGGTTACGGAAGGTCAGTCGACCGATTCGACCAAAGCCGTTGATTGCAACTCGAATAGCCACTTTGTTGATGACTCCTGGCGTTGCGGGCATCGTCTGTTCTACTCGCTGGCCGAACGACCGGCCCGAGCAAAATTACCGACGCCCGGTGAAGGGGACGGGAAGATATGTGTTGTTAAGCAGTGCTATTTCAACAGTGGTTGTTAAGATTTCCGACCACGATGACAACGAGCGATGCTTGGCACCACTTTCGTCCGCATGTCTTCGACACCCAGTTTGTTATCAATCGTCCTCGGGTCTGCTTGGGACGATGCGATTATAGAAACACGCCCCCATTTACACCATGACCCAAGATTCAATGCCACCGGAGTGGCGACGGCCCGACGGAGTGGCCCCGGGAACGTGGCGATATATCCATCAGCGGTCGATCGCACGCCACTACGATCAGTTTGTGGCTGACACGCCGCTATGTGAACTTGATGTTGCGTATCTCAAAGAGCACCTGCTCCGCAAAACCTCGGATTTGCAGCCAGAAACTATTTGCCAATCACGGCCCCCGTTGGTGCTTGATCTGGGGTGTGGGACCGGAAGGGTAGCGTTCCCCACAAACGAACTGGGCCTCGATGTCCTGGCGATCGATCTCAGTCAGCCGATGCTCGAAGAGTTGGCAGGCAGAAATTCGGCTGAAAGGGCTGCTCGAGAGGCCGAGTCTGAACCGAGCGTGCAAAGCCAAGACGAAGGCGACCCGCACGAGTCTGGTCGTAGGTCACGGTTTGTTGGCAAGTTATCACAGTCCGACGGTAAGTTATCACAGTCCACTGGCAACATGATTCCCGTATCTGAAGCGAGCTCCGTCAGCGAAGCGGTGGTTCCTTTGCGAGCCAGTCTTGTCGACTTGGATTGCCTTCGCGACGGGATCGCTGACCACGCGTTTTGCATGTTCAGCACACTCGGGATGATCGCAGGCCACACCAATCGGCTGAAGTGTCTTCGGCATGTTCATCGCGCACTGCGTCCAGGTGGCACGTTTGTATTTCATGTTCATCGCCGTTGGGCCGCACTGCGTGAGCCCGGCGGTGCAAAGCAATTGCTGCAAAGCTGGCTTCGTAGCCGCGGAAAATCAACCGGTGAATTCGGCGATTGGACCTACGCGTATCGCGGCTTACCTGACATGTTCATGCACCGCTTCGATTGCCGAGAGATCAGGCGATTGGTGAAGGATAGCGGACTGAAGCTCGATCGTATTGACCGGATCAAGCTCGATGGCACCGGGTTAACTTCTTCGCGGCTGAATACCGGAGGTTATTTCGTGGTCTGTTCAAAGCGTTAGTCGGATCGCTAGGTCGGGCATCAATTGCCGCGTCCGGCAAAAGAGCTTTGAACCGATTCGGCCCAACGATCGTGCTGCACCATTTGTTCGCGCCGCTGTAGCTCGATCTCTTCTACTTGCTTTTGAAGTTTGATTACCGCTGCAGAGAAGTCTCGATTGCATTCACCTGAGGAGCTAGCGGTGGCGATCATCTGCTCGGCGAGAGCGGGTGAATGCTTTTTGATAAAGACGTCGTCGGCCGCGATGAAGAATTGGCAACTGCCAGGGGCCCCTTGTCTTGCCGCTCGTCCAATCAATTGACGATCGATCCGTGAGCTGTGGCTATGGTTTGTTGCAATGACGTGAAGCCCGCCGGCTGCTAGTGCCTGGTCGTCCAGCTTGATGTCCGTCCCGCGTCCGGCCATGTTGGTTGCGACGGTTACCGCGCCGGCTTGGCCTGCCCGCGAAATGATCAACGCTTCCTCGTCATTTTGAAGTCCGTTAAGTAATACATGTGGAATGTTAGCGTGACCAAGTTGTTCGGAGATCTGTTGGCTTTCGGCAATGGATGCGGTGCCAATCAGCACTGGCTGGCCTTGCAGTGACCGGGTTAGCACGTCTGAGGTGATCGCGAACACTTTGGATTTAAAGTCGCTGAAGAACCTTGGGGCAATATTGGTTCGTGCGTTTGGGCGATGCGTCTCGATTCTGACCACAGGTAACGCATAGAACCGTTTCAGTTCGTCTTCGCTGCCCGTGGCAGTGCCTGTCAGGCCGGCGACACGTTGGTAAAGGCTTGTGTAGCGTTGCCTTGTAATCCGCGCATGGGTTTCATTTTCGTCGGTGATCTGCACCTGTTCCTTGGCTTCGACGGCTTGGTGCAGGCCATTGCTCCACTTCCGTTCTTCGTGGAGCCTGCCCGTGTTCGCATCGACCAGCACAACTTCGTCGGCTTGGATCACGTAGTCGATGTCTCGTCGAAGCAAATGCTGGGCGCGCAGGGCATTGATAACCATTTCGGATAGCGGCCGTGAGAGAATCCCTTCGGGCCGCAGTTTCCAAGCTTGGCGAACTTTGTTCTGACCGCACTCGGTCAAGTTGATTCGCCGAGAAGTGGGGTCGATTTCAAAGTCCACCGCAAGCTCGAGCGACTTTGCAATCGAATTGGCGAAGTGGTGTAGATCTGCGGAGGTCGAAACGCTTGACTTTCCACCGCTCAGCACCAGCGGCGTGTTGGCTTCATCGATCAGGACACTGTCCGCTTCGTCAACGATCGCCATGAAGTGACCGCGCTGCATCCGTTCCGAATTCAAACTTGGTCGGCCATGCAGTTTTCGAAGCATGTCGCTGCCAAGTCGCTGGTCGTATTGTGATCGTACTGCGAGTTGGTCTCGCAGGAAATCGAATCCAAATTCGTAGCCCGGGCCATAAGTGATATCACAGGCGTAAGCTTCTTGCTTTTGTTTCAGTGGGCTTTGAGAAACAAGCAAGCCTGCGGTTAGACCCAATAGCTTGTAAACATCCACAAGCGTGTCGAAGTCACGTTTGGAAAGGTAGTCGTTAGTCGTGGCGACATGAACGCCTTTTCCGGTCCAGCCATAAAGCACCGCTGGCAATGCGGTCGTGATCGTCTTGCCTTCGCCCGTTTGGATTTCGGCGATCGTACCTGCCGATAGAGCCAATCCGCCAAGCAGCTGCACATCGTAGTATTCCATGCCCGTCGTTCGCCGTAGTGCCTCACCAGTGAGCGCGAACGATTCAATCACATTGGAAACGACGGTCGTGTCCGCGAGTTCGCGGACTTGCGGGCGGAGTCGTTTTGCACACTCTGCAAACTCAGCCGATGAAAGGCTCTGCAGTTGTTCGCCACGATGTCGGATGAGGTGAATCTGACGTAGCGTGCTTGAGTTCTTGGAACACACGTTGCGTTTCGGACGTCCGATAACAGTCCGGTAGTTCGCGATGTGGTTGTGTGTCCCTAACATTCGCCGTCGGTTTCCATTCGGTCCTGTGATAGCTCAAGTCCCATGGATGAATTTCGACGTGCACGGCAGTTGTCTTCAGCGGTGGTGAGTCCGACTTTTCAACAACACACAAAGGCTGGCGGTCAAAGACGGGGAATCGTTGCGATCGCTAAAGCTTGTTAGGAGTTGTAGGACGGGATGGATGTTGCACAGGCACACCGGTAGTGGACGAGGCGACGAGTCCCGTCTGGATCCATCAACCGACGCTAGCGCGTTAGCGGCTCAGTTGGGTTGTCCCTGAGCCGCGTCGGCGTTAGCCGCGGTTGCGTGTAATGCACACCAGTAGTGGGCGAGGCGACGAGTCCTGTCTGGGATCAATCAACCGACGCTAGCGCGTTAACGGCTCAGTTGGGATGTCCCTGAGCCGCGTCGGCGTTAGCCGCGGTTGCGTGGAATGCACACCAGTAGTGGACGAGGCGACGAGTCCCGTCTGGGAACCATCAACCGACGCTAACGCGTTACGGCTCAGTTGAGATTGTCCCTGATCCGCGTCGGCGCTAGCCGCGGTTGCCTGGGATGCACACCGGTAGTGGACGAGGCGACGAGTCCCGTCTGGAACCATCAACCGACGCTAGCGCGTTAGCGGCTCAGTTGGGTTGTCCTTGAGCCGCGTCGGCGCTAGCCGCGGTTCTGTGGGATGCAAACCAGTAGTGGGCGAGGCGACGAGTCCTGTCTGGGATCCATCAACCGACGCTAGCGAGTTAACGGCTCAGTTGGGTTGTCCCTGAGCCGCGTCGGCGTTAGCTGCGGTTGCGTGTAATGCATACCAATAGTGGGCGAGGCGACGAGTCCTGGCTGTAACAATCAACCGACGCTAGCGCGTTAACGGCTCAGTTGGGTTGTCCCTGAGCCGCGTCGGCGTTAGCTGCGGTTGCGTGTAATGCATACCAATAGTGGACGAGGCGACGAGTCCTTTCTGGGATCCATCAACCGACGCTAGCGCGTTACGGCTCAGTTGAGTTGTCCCTGAGCCGTTTTGGCGTTAGCAACGGTTTCGTGCCATCATCAACCGCCCGTTGCCTATTGGCGATTACAGGGTTCGCAAGCGGATGTTTTTGAATTCAGTCCACATCGGTTTACCGGCGTGAAGCTGAAGACCTAGATGACCTTTGGCGAATGACTTTTCAGGGTGATTGTCGGTGAAGTCAAGAACCAAACGGCCGTTGAGGTAGTGTTGAATATGGTTGCCTTTGGCAATGATGACCACATCGTTCCACTCGTCGACTTTCATCAGTTCTTTGAACTCTTCTTTGGTGATCAACGGTTCGCCGACGACTTCTTTGCCATCTTTGTTCCAGACGGCCTTTTCGCCGACGAGGCAGATGCGTCCGCGCGAGCCTTTCTCGTCATAGATGAACGATGGCACGTTTGGGAAATCGTCTTCGTTGCGGATTTCGTGTTGGTAGCCACGCAGTACCCACTGGTTGGGCGACGATTCCTTTGTTTCGACACGTTGCGAACGGTATTGGATGCCCGAGTTATTCGTTGCGTTGCAGCGGAACGAAAGTCGCAATTCGAAATCGGCCAGCTCGTCTTTCCAAATCAGGAACGTGTTTCCTTTGGCGACTTTGTCTTTGGTGGTTTCGCCATGAATGAGGCCATCGCGGACTTCCCAAAGTTGTGGGTCGCCGTCCCATCCTTCGAGGGTCTCGCCGTCAAAAAGAGTGACCATGCCGTCTTGCTCGGCTGGAGCGGTGACGAACGGTTCATCAGCAAAGCTGGCCTGCGGGGCGACACAAGGGCTGATTGTCAGGGCGAGTGAACACAGAAACAGATGGCGAAGCATTTAGGGCTCTCCGGGAGGGGATTGTGTGGGGCGGGAATTCTAGATGGAAAAACGCCGTTGGCAATAATTCTCATGCTTGTGAGAACGACAATCTAATCTGAAATCGCAAATTCGACCACGTTTCGGATTTTTGCTTTCTCAGGTAGACTGAAAAGTGTCGGTGGTGGGGCTACTGCCGATCGGTTTCGCCTGACCCAATGGCGAACAGCTAGTCAGATTGCCACCCAAATTGAGCCAAACATATGAGCGATCCGTCTGTCACGGGCGTCGTCCATCTAATTGAAGAAACGAAAACCTACGGAGCCAAAGGGTTTCGGAAGCGACTGGTCGTCTTGGAGCAGGACAAAGGCAGCTTCACAAATTTTGTTCCTGTCGAGTTCACCCGTGACTCCTGTGATGCCGTCGATGAGATGAACGAAGGTGATGAAGTCGAAATCACCTACCGTCTCAATGGTCGTCGCTGGCAACGTGACGCAAACAGTGAAGTCAAGTTCTTCGTAAACGTCGAAGCGACTTCATTCCGGATTACCGGCAACGGTGCTGGTGGTGGCGAGCCAATGGTCGAGCGAGTGACCGACGCGAACAGTGCGTTCGATGAAGCTAGCGAAGAAGACGCGCCGTTTTAGAACCGCTTCGCCTTGGTCGTTCAGGCGTCTTGCTGAATCTTTTTCGGCAAGATGGTTGGGCTGATTACATCACGCGGAGCGTGATGGATACTATGCGGCAAGTCATCACGCGGAGCGTGATGGGTACAGAGTTGGGAGCATCACGAGGAGCGTGATGGGTACGATGGGAGTGGGTGCTGAGGAGCGGATAGTGATGTGGTCTGATTTAGTACCCATCACGCTCCGTCGTGATGCACCACCCTGCAGCACATCGCCCGCCTAGCAACAGCGCCGGTCACGACCCAGCCATTCTTAGATCGCTTCGCTTCCACGCTCACCGGTGCGAATTCGGATGCATTCATCCATGGGCAAGACGAAGATCTTGCCATCGCCGATCTCTCCGGAATCTCCGCTGCGACCACCAGCCAAGATGGCTTCGATCGTTGGGCGAACGAATTCCTCGTTGACCGCAATTTGCAATTGGACTTTTCGCAGCAAGTTGACGCTGAACTCGGTGCCGCGATAGTTGCCGGTTTGTCCTTTCTGGCGGCCGAACCCTTGGCAATCCAAGACGGTCAGACGATGAACGTCGACTTCGGTCAGGGCTTCTTTGACGGCGTCAAGCTTTGAAGGCTGGATGATAGCGATGATGAGCTTCACGGAGATGGTTCCCTAACTGTTCTATCTGATCGAGCAAATTCCGTGGCCAGGATTTCTGCAATGAAGACGGGAGCATAACCGACAATGCCAAACGAGACAAAGCCGGTACCACCGTGGTAGCGGTAACCGGCTTCGCGTCGCGTTATTTTGTTGTCCTGCGTGAAAGCCCAAACTCGGACGAGCGAGGCGGACACTCGCCCGAGCCGGGCAGCTTCTGGCCCAGGCAAGAGCCGAGAAGTTCTCACGTGTTCGGTTGCCCCGCCGCCTGCAAAGCAAGCTTCACAGGTGACGGGGCAGCGGTAGGTAGACTAGGTAACCGCTTGGCCTGCCATCGCGTCCGATGGGTAAGCTTGCATGCCGTGTTCCGACACGTCCAAGCCAGCTTGCTCTTCTTCGGGGCTGACTCGCAGCAGTCCGACAGCCTTCAGGGCGAAGAACAAGACACCCATGGTGATGAATGCCCAAGCACAGATGACGACGGTTGCGATAACCTGAACGGTGATGAAAGCTCCGACGCTTTCGATTCCGTCTGGAAGGTCACCGAAG
The Stieleria sp. JC731 genome window above contains:
- a CDS encoding DUF1080 domain-containing protein, with the protein product MLRHLFLCSLALTISPCVAPQASFADEPFVTAPAEQDGMVTLFDGETLEGWDGDPQLWEVRDGLIHGETTKDKVAKGNTFLIWKDELADFELRLSFRCNATNNSGIQYRSQRVETKESSPNQWVLRGYQHEIRNEDDFPNVPSFIYDEKGSRGRICLVGEKAVWNKDGKEVVGEPLITKEEFKELMKVDEWNDVVIIAKGNHIQHYLNGRLVLDFTDNHPEKSFAKGHLGLQLHAGKPMWTEFKNIRLRTL
- a CDS encoding P-II family nitrogen regulator; translated protein: MKLIIAIIQPSKLDAVKEALTEVDVHRLTVLDCQGFGRQKGQTGNYRGTEFSVNLLRKVQLQIAVNEEFVRPTIEAILAGGRSGDSGEIGDGKIFVLPMDECIRIRTGERGSEAI
- the gap gene encoding type I glyceraldehyde-3-phosphate dehydrogenase translates to MAIRVAINGFGRIGRLTFRNLMERSDEFEVVAINDLTDNKTLATLLKYDSVHGRYDGDVEYDDTSLTVNGKKILALAERDPRKLPWGENNIDIVIESTGFFTGRAEGDKPGYDSHLEAGCKRVILSAPAKDGADLTCVLGVNDDQLTAEQLCVSNASCTTNCLAPVAKVLHEQFGIESGLMTTVHAYTNDQNVQDQPHKDLYRARAAALNIIPTSTGAAKAVGLVIPALQGKLTGIAMRVPVPTGSVVDLTVNLTKDATAESINAAIKAAAEGPLKGILKFTTDPIVSSDIVHDSHSSIFAADFTQVLGTKMVKIVSWYDNEWGYSCRTADLVARIGKFL
- a CDS encoding DUF3127 domain-containing protein, whose translation is MSDPSVTGVVHLIEETKTYGAKGFRKRLVVLEQDKGSFTNFVPVEFTRDSCDAVDEMNEGDEVEITYRLNGRRWQRDANSEVKFFVNVEATSFRITGNGAGGGEPMVERVTDANSAFDEASEEDAPF
- a CDS encoding preprotein translocase subunit SecA, whose product is MLGTHNHIANYRTVIGRPKRNVCSKNSSTLRQIHLIRHRGEQLQSLSSAEFAECAKRLRPQVRELADTTVVSNVIESFALTGEALRRTTGMEYYDVQLLGGLALSAGTIAEIQTGEGKTITTALPAVLYGWTGKGVHVATTNDYLSKRDFDTLVDVYKLLGLTAGLLVSQSPLKQKQEAYACDITYGPGYEFGFDFLRDQLAVRSQYDQRLGSDMLRKLHGRPSLNSERMQRGHFMAIVDEADSVLIDEANTPLVLSGGKSSVSTSADLHHFANSIAKSLELAVDFEIDPTSRRINLTECGQNKVRQAWKLRPEGILSRPLSEMVINALRAQHLLRRDIDYVIQADEVVLVDANTGRLHEERKWSNGLHQAVEAKEQVQITDENETHARITRQRYTSLYQRVAGLTGTATGSEDELKRFYALPVVRIETHRPNARTNIAPRFFSDFKSKVFAITSDVLTRSLQGQPVLIGTASIAESQQISEQLGHANIPHVLLNGLQNDEEALIISRAGQAGAVTVATNMAGRGTDIKLDDQALAAGGLHVIATNHSHSSRIDRQLIGRAARQGAPGSCQFFIAADDVFIKKHSPALAEQMIATASSSGECNRDFSAAVIKLQKQVEEIELQRREQMVQHDRWAESVQSSFAGRGN
- a CDS encoding class I SAM-dependent methyltransferase — translated: MTQDSMPPEWRRPDGVAPGTWRYIHQRSIARHYDQFVADTPLCELDVAYLKEHLLRKTSDLQPETICQSRPPLVLDLGCGTGRVAFPTNELGLDVLAIDLSQPMLEELAGRNSAERAAREAESEPSVQSQDEGDPHESGRRSRFVGKLSQSDGKLSQSTGNMIPVSEASSVSEAVVPLRASLVDLDCLRDGIADHAFCMFSTLGMIAGHTNRLKCLRHVHRALRPGGTFVFHVHRRWAALREPGGAKQLLQSWLRSRGKSTGEFGDWTYAYRGLPDMFMHRFDCREIRRLVKDSGLKLDRIDRIKLDGTGLTSSRLNTGGYFVVCSKR